The stretch of DNA TATGGGTGGTTCGGGGACGATCATCATCGGCAACAGTGGCGGCGGTGCGGTGTCCTCCGCAGTAGCCGCACTCCCCTCCGTACCCGGATTATGTTTGAAGTGCCTGCTGCTGGCCGCTCAGCGCAATCAGACCTTTGTCCCGCTGGAAGTACTGGGGAGCAGCGCATGAGGCGTGTCGGCTCTTTATTCTGGCAGCTCTCGGAACCCTCCGGGCCGTCGTCCAGACTGCTTGCCCTTATCGATGGCGCCCGCTATCTGACGTTGAACAAACGCCTTGAAGAGGCGGGCGACAGCATCCGTTTTCACTGGCTCCTGAGCGCTGGCGCACTGGATGAAATTCGCCATGCCGGCCCGGTACTGGTTGAGTTTCCAGACTCCAGGAGCGGTTTGCACGGGGCATTCGGCAACTGGCTGATTACGCGGGACCAGCAGACGCCGATGGTCTCCTGGCTTTGGAGTGATCAGCCTTTCGACATCCTGCGCGATTATCACCAGGGCTTGTTGTTCAGCCAAATGCCGGATGGGCGACGAGCACTGTTTCGTTACTACAGTCCCGAGGTCAGGCGTGCGCTGGATAAGG from Pseudomonas chlororaphis subsp. chlororaphis encodes:
- a CDS encoding DUF4123 domain-containing protein, with the translated sequence MRRVGSLFWQLSEPSGPSSRLLALIDGARYLTLNKRLEEAGDSIRFHWLLSAGALDEIRHAGPVLVEFPDSRSGLHGAFGNWLITRDQQTPMVSWLWSDQPFDILRDYHQGLLFSQMPDGRRALFRYYSPEVRRALDKVISPSQIQQIMRHVQDWLVWQPLQGCYLSYGVEQVGEHACLS